A DNA window from Streptomyces sp. CA-278952 contains the following coding sequences:
- a CDS encoding type I polyketide synthase, whose protein sequence is MSTNEQKLREYLRRVTTDLRRAQRELRDADAAAHEPIAIVGMASRFPGGAGTPEELWELVRDGRDALTDFPTDRGWDLDRLYDPDPDAPGTTYLTRGGFLSDAADFDAGFFGISPREALAMDPQQRLLLETSWEALENARIDPASLRGTDTGVFVGVVPQEYMPRAGAAPEELEGFVLTGGTTSVASGRISYSLGLLGPTMTLDTACSSSLVSIHLAEQALRGGECEIVLAGGVTVMSGPSVFVGFSRQRGLAVDGRCKAFAAAADGTGFSEGVGMLVLARLSVARERGLPVLGLVRGSAVNSDGASNGLTAPSGPSQQRVIRSALANAGLSPAEVDVVEAHGTGTALGDPIEAQALLATYGRSRPDGQPLLLGSLKSNIGHTQAAAGVGGVIKMVMAMRHGVVPRTLHVDEPSPAVDWSAGAVELVTEEQPWPETGRPRRSAVSSFGISGTNAHVVLEQAPATAPPSEATPESPSEATPESASASAPESVSASAPASSVSLPVVPVVVSGRSAGALREAAGRLAGVVSGGGVGVLDVGLSAAVSRSVFEHRGVVLASGCEELVAGLRVLADGGSAGGVVSGVAGEGRVGVLFTGQGAQWAGMGRELYEGFPVFAEAFDEVCAGFDGLVPGSLREVVFSGAGLDETGWTQPALFAVEVALFRLVRSWGVGADCVTGHSVGELAAAYVAGVWSLADACRVVAARGRLMQALPAGGAMVAVRAGEAEVAELLVGLEDRVGLAAVNGPSSVVVSGAESAVGGVVGVLAGRGVKTNRLSVSHAFHSPLMDPVLEEFAAVLEGVEFCEPSVEMAADVADVCSVGYWVDHVREPVRFADQLVRLRERGVTTFLEVGPDGVLSAMGPHVVADGVFVAVQRREQPQVVTALTALARVHAAGHGVDWARVFTGTGATLVDLPTYPFQHQPYWMLENSSGGVVSAGQTAASHPMLDAVVRVAGADEVVFTGRLSARTHAWITEHELGGRALVPGTALLDMALWAGDETGCAGVAEMVVAAPLVLAATGGVRVQVVVKEPQENGDRPFAIHSCRENEDEWVCHATGTLASSSPAPGFELSAWPPAGAEPVETDGFYDRLAEGGYVYGPVFRGLRTLWRRDAADGAEFFAEVALPDRTDVTGFGIHPALFDAAIHPRVVAAITDAGDDFTLLLPFVWSGISLYATGATALRVRVLIDNETEGGTSCLVQFADEAGRPVGEVRSVEARPVSADRSAAREATTGSLFGVDWNPAEVAPTEPAGRWALIGSPDWPAGDVLALDRQATLPDAVGADVLVVACAGQPGADPVESVHDTTAQVLELLREWLADDRFLSSRLVAVTRGAVVTGENDADPDLAGAAVWGLLRSAQAEHPDRIVLADVDDDPASLLVLPAVLAAGHDQVAIRAGAVTVPRLAPRFPVEVVRPEVAAEGTVLVTGGTGALGSLFARHLVTDYGVRHLLLTSRRGDNAPGATELAAELTALGATVRITACDAADRTALAALLDTVPPEHPLTGIVHTAGIIDDGIITALTPDRLTTVLRPKADAAWHLHDLTRDQPLTLFVLFSSLAGTLGNAGQANYSAANHFLDALAQHRRANGLPAFSLGWGLWAAEGGMQAGASTATSEKQRQSGLRPLSAESGTALFDRAVASSDPVALPADLDLRALRSGSGRVPSMLRSLAGRSARRVVGQGAGDQQALAARLAALAQPERREHVADLVRTAVATVLGFGAGERISETVPLRELGFDSLTGVELRNQLIASTGLQLSPGLVFDYPTVSALAEYLLSELSGELPDRAAAVAASVPGPGGANDPIAIVGMACRFPGGANTPEGLWKLIADGVDAISDMPDDRGWDIEQLWDPDPDKPGTFYPREGGFVHDVADFDAGFFGISPREAQALDPQQRLLLETSWEALESSGIDPLSLRGSNTGVYTGLTDQSYGAGAGTAEGGTEGYLLSGSTPSFGSGRVSYVLGLEGPTMSIDTACSSVLVSMHLAANAVRSGECSLALAGGATVMAQPIGFVEFSRQRTLAPDGRSKAFAESADGTGWSEGVGLFILERLSDARRNGHPVLAVLKGSAVNSDGASNGLTAPNGPSQQRVIRQALANADLAPTEVDLVEAHGTGTRLGDPIEAEALMATYGRDRPVDRPVWLGSVKSNIGHTQHAAGAGGLIKAVMAIRHGLMPKTLHAEEPTSAVDWSSGAMRLLTETRPWPELNRPRRAAVSAFGMSGTNAHVILEQAPDEPAASPADSGASLPAVPWVLSAKTPQALRAQATRLSSLVDSDAAPDPLDIGFSLATRSVFDHRAVLVTGDAAQTLAGLRAIAEDEAPAARDGRTAYLFTGRSMEGPDPELYATAPVYAKAFDEVLAELGGQKDGLVLLAAEVALFRLVGSWGVTFGCVAGTGAGEIAAAYAAGALSPADAARLMAEDGPDVTFTEPRIPVLSLRTGRPVTAGDPLGLPGSEGIADAERWMHEQRVTRFAESGPGRVREGSVLLRRDDQPGVRAVLDGVGGLFVAGAAVDWTAVFAGTGAGRTELPTYPFQRDRYWLAASTGDGDSVPDPGSGHALLGAAVAVASRDELVFTSRLSLTTHPWLADHVVSGVPVLPGSALVELAIRAGDATACPVLDELTITEPLVLPDRAALQVQVVTGAADDTGRRSVGIYSRPAEGLGEDALHGMWTVHATGVLAPAAVPPETEPATWPPTGASAVDWAYEDLADAGHGYGPVFQGLESVFRRGEELFAEVRLPDAAVADLGRFGIHPALLEAAVQPLFTGRSDTARDGSVPQPLSWEAITLHADGATVLRVHLTPAGRDTFRLDVTDEAGLPVLTGSVGLAPVHLTPRGGAVSAPSATASLFELGWAPVESADSDEPESLLALLGEGDGALAAVAPLRFGDVKEAAASYTPWDVLLFRPSEPDPTGDQAAAVHRAVEEALGVAQSWLAQEDLPDNRLVVVTGGAMAVDETDDIRDPAGAAVWGLLRSAQAENPDRIVLVDLDDDPASAELLFLAAQTGEPQLAVREGRMLAPQLVPSAVPAAAAPVPAAGGTVLVTGADGQLGALFARHLVTAYGVEHVMLAEPHGADSSAGPLRDELTALGATVTVVTCDLADRGAVRAMLAGIPAAHPLTGVVHTENVLDDGVFTGLTTERVAKVLRPKVDGAWHLHELTAEARPELFVLFSSVVGMLGSPGQANFASANAYLDALATRRRAAGLPAVSLAWGRMVEGGQSGLRLIVEDEATELFDAALAGGHAVVAPAPLDLPALRRGSVPVAAVLRGLVPRAERRKASADLPVDRFATMTRTEAETYLRDLVRAEAAAILGHATPENLKWEVSFRDSGFDSLSAVQFRNRLGEETGLSLPTTLVFDYASPDVLVDHLMERLDVTDGVSRRSALSELDKLEALLMAVPADEPADEGVGHREIAARLNTILTRWNKARTPARPDAATGETDLTAVIETATENEVFDFIDRELGRSSAHPNH, encoded by the coding sequence GGTCGGTGCAAGGCGTTCGCGGCGGCGGCTGACGGGACCGGTTTCTCCGAGGGTGTGGGGATGCTGGTGCTGGCGCGGTTGTCGGTGGCGCGGGAGCGCGGGCTGCCGGTGCTGGGTCTGGTGCGGGGCAGTGCGGTGAACTCCGACGGTGCGTCCAACGGGCTGACCGCGCCCAGCGGTCCTTCCCAGCAGCGGGTCATCCGCTCGGCGCTGGCCAACGCCGGTCTGTCGCCCGCCGAGGTGGATGTGGTGGAGGCGCACGGCACGGGCACCGCGTTGGGTGACCCGATCGAGGCGCAGGCACTTCTGGCGACGTACGGCCGGTCCCGGCCGGACGGTCAGCCGCTGCTGCTGGGTTCGCTGAAGTCGAACATCGGGCACACCCAGGCGGCGGCCGGTGTGGGCGGTGTGATCAAGATGGTCATGGCGATGCGGCACGGTGTGGTGCCCAGGACGCTGCATGTGGATGAGCCGTCGCCCGCGGTGGACTGGTCGGCGGGAGCGGTCGAACTGGTCACCGAGGAACAGCCCTGGCCGGAGACCGGCCGGCCCCGCCGCTCCGCGGTCTCCTCCTTCGGTATCAGTGGGACGAACGCGCACGTCGTCCTGGAGCAGGCACCGGCGACCGCGCCGCCGTCCGAGGCGACGCCCGAGTCGCCGTCCGAGGCGACGCCCGAGTCGGCGTCCGCGTCGGCACCCGAGTCGGTGTCCGCGTCGGCACCCGCTTCCTCCGTGTCGCTTCCGGTGGTGCCGGTGGTGGTGTCGGGGCGTTCGGCGGGGGCGTTGCGGGAGGCTGCGGGTCGTCTGGCGGGTGTGGTGTCGGGCGGTGGTGTGGGTGTGCTGGATGTGGGGTTGTCGGCTGCGGTGTCGCGGTCGGTGTTCGAGCATCGTGGTGTGGTGCTGGCTTCGGGGTGTGAGGAGCTGGTGGCGGGGTTGCGGGTGTTGGCGGACGGTGGGTCTGCCGGTGGTGTGGTGTCGGGTGTGGCGGGTGAGGGCCGTGTGGGTGTGCTGTTCACCGGTCAGGGTGCGCAGTGGGCGGGGATGGGCCGGGAGCTGTACGAGGGGTTCCCGGTGTTCGCGGAGGCGTTCGACGAGGTGTGTGCGGGGTTCGACGGGCTGGTGCCGGGTTCGTTGCGGGAGGTGGTGTTCTCCGGTGCGGGGCTGGATGAGACGGGGTGGACGCAGCCGGCGTTGTTCGCGGTGGAGGTGGCGTTGTTTCGTCTGGTGCGGTCGTGGGGGGTGGGGGCGGACTGTGTGACGGGTCATTCGGTCGGTGAGCTGGCGGCGGCCTATGTGGCGGGTGTGTGGTCGCTGGCGGATGCATGCCGGGTGGTGGCGGCGCGGGGCCGGCTGATGCAGGCGTTGCCCGCGGGTGGGGCGATGGTGGCGGTCCGGGCCGGGGAGGCGGAGGTCGCCGAGTTGCTGGTGGGGCTGGAGGACAGGGTCGGTCTGGCGGCGGTCAATGGTCCGTCGTCGGTGGTGGTCTCGGGTGCGGAGTCGGCGGTCGGGGGTGTGGTCGGGGTGCTGGCCGGGCGGGGAGTGAAGACGAACCGGCTGTCGGTGTCCCATGCGTTTCATTCGCCGTTGATGGATCCGGTGCTGGAGGAGTTCGCCGCGGTGCTGGAGGGGGTGGAGTTCTGTGAGCCGTCGGTGGAGATGGCGGCGGATGTGGCGGATGTGTGTTCGGTGGGGTATTGGGTTGATCATGTGCGGGAGCCGGTGCGGTTCGCGGATCAGCTGGTGCGGTTGCGGGAGCGGGGGGTGACCACGTTCCTGGAGGTCGGTCCGGACGGTGTGCTGAGCGCGATGGGTCCGCATGTGGTGGCGGACGGGGTGTTCGTGGCGGTGCAGCGGCGGGAGCAGCCGCAGGTGGTGACCGCGTTGACGGCGTTGGCGCGGGTCCACGCGGCCGGTCACGGGGTGGACTGGGCGCGGGTGTTCACCGGGACCGGGGCCACACTGGTCGACCTGCCGACCTACCCCTTCCAACACCAGCCCTACTGGATGCTGGAGAACTCCTCCGGCGGTGTCGTCTCGGCGGGCCAGACGGCCGCGAGCCACCCCATGCTGGACGCCGTCGTACGGGTCGCCGGCGCCGACGAGGTCGTGTTCACCGGCCGCCTCTCGGCACGGACACACGCCTGGATCACCGAACACGAGCTGGGCGGCCGGGCCCTGGTGCCCGGCACCGCGCTGCTCGACATGGCGCTCTGGGCCGGCGACGAGACCGGCTGCGCCGGCGTGGCCGAGATGGTCGTCGCCGCGCCGCTGGTCCTTGCCGCGACCGGCGGGGTGCGCGTCCAGGTCGTCGTGAAGGAACCGCAGGAGAACGGAGACCGGCCGTTCGCGATCCACTCCTGCCGGGAGAACGAGGACGAGTGGGTCTGCCACGCCACCGGCACGCTGGCCTCCTCGTCCCCGGCGCCGGGCTTCGAACTGAGTGCGTGGCCGCCCGCCGGCGCCGAACCCGTGGAGACGGACGGCTTCTACGACCGGCTCGCGGAGGGCGGCTACGTCTACGGCCCGGTCTTCCGCGGGCTGCGGACACTCTGGCGCCGAGACGCCGCCGACGGCGCCGAGTTCTTCGCCGAAGTGGCGCTTCCGGACCGTACGGACGTCACGGGATTCGGGATCCATCCCGCCCTGTTCGACGCGGCCATCCACCCCCGGGTCGTCGCCGCGATCACGGACGCGGGCGACGACTTCACCCTGCTGCTGCCGTTCGTGTGGAGCGGCATCAGCCTCTACGCCACCGGTGCGACCGCACTGCGGGTCCGGGTCCTCATCGACAACGAGACCGAGGGCGGCACATCCTGCCTGGTCCAGTTCGCCGACGAGGCGGGCCGGCCCGTGGGCGAGGTCCGGTCGGTGGAAGCCCGCCCGGTGTCGGCCGACCGGTCCGCCGCGCGGGAGGCGACGACGGGCTCGCTCTTCGGCGTGGACTGGAACCCGGCCGAGGTGGCGCCGACCGAGCCCGCAGGACGCTGGGCCCTGATCGGCTCTCCCGACTGGCCGGCCGGCGATGTACTGGCGCTCGACCGCCAGGCGACGCTGCCGGACGCGGTCGGGGCCGATGTACTGGTCGTGGCCTGTGCCGGACAGCCCGGCGCCGATCCCGTCGAGTCGGTGCACGACACGACGGCCCAGGTACTGGAACTGCTGCGCGAGTGGCTGGCCGACGACCGGTTCCTGTCGAGTCGCCTCGTCGCGGTGACCCGCGGCGCGGTGGTCACCGGGGAGAACGACGCCGATCCTGACCTGGCGGGCGCCGCGGTGTGGGGCCTGCTGCGGTCGGCGCAGGCGGAGCACCCCGACCGGATCGTGCTGGCGGACGTCGACGACGACCCGGCCTCGCTCCTGGTCCTGCCCGCCGTGCTGGCGGCCGGCCACGACCAGGTCGCGATACGCGCGGGTGCGGTGACCGTGCCCCGCCTGGCACCGCGCTTCCCGGTGGAGGTGGTGCGGCCGGAGGTGGCGGCCGAGGGCACGGTCCTGGTCACCGGCGGAACCGGCGCGCTGGGCTCCCTGTTCGCCCGGCACCTGGTCACCGACTACGGCGTACGCCACCTGCTGCTCACCAGCCGACGCGGCGACAACGCCCCCGGCGCCACCGAACTCGCGGCCGAACTCACCGCCCTGGGCGCCACCGTCCGCATCACCGCCTGCGACGCCGCCGACCGCACCGCCCTCGCCGCCCTCCTCGACACCGTCCCCCCAGAACACCCCCTCACCGGCATCGTCCACACCGCCGGCATCATCGACGACGGCATCATCACCGCCCTCACCCCCGACCGCCTCACAACCGTCCTCCGCCCCAAGGCCGACGCCGCCTGGCACCTCCACGACCTCACCCGCGACCAACCCCTCACCCTCTTCGTCCTGTTCTCCTCGCTCGCCGGCACGCTGGGCAACGCGGGTCAGGCCAACTACTCGGCGGCCAACCACTTCCTCGACGCGCTCGCACAGCACCGCCGGGCGAACGGGCTTCCCGCCTTCTCGCTCGGCTGGGGTCTGTGGGCCGCCGAGGGCGGCATGCAGGCAGGGGCCAGTACCGCCACGTCCGAGAAGCAGCGGCAGTCGGGCCTCCGGCCGCTCTCCGCGGAGAGCGGTACGGCGCTCTTCGACCGGGCGGTGGCGTCCAGCGACCCGGTGGCGCTGCCGGCCGACCTGGACCTGCGGGCGCTGCGGTCCGGTTCGGGCCGGGTTCCCTCGATGCTGCGCAGCCTGGCCGGACGTTCGGCCCGCCGGGTGGTGGGGCAGGGCGCAGGTGACCAGCAGGCGCTGGCCGCCCGGCTGGCCGCACTGGCGCAGCCCGAGCGGCGTGAGCACGTCGCCGACCTGGTACGCACCGCCGTGGCCACGGTGCTCGGGTTCGGTGCGGGCGAGCGGATCAGCGAGACCGTGCCCCTGCGCGAGCTGGGCTTCGACTCGCTGACCGGGGTCGAGCTGCGCAACCAGCTGATCGCGTCCACCGGCCTCCAGCTGTCGCCCGGCCTGGTGTTCGACTATCCGACGGTCTCGGCGCTCGCCGAGTACCTGCTGTCCGAACTGAGCGGTGAACTGCCGGATCGGGCCGCGGCCGTGGCCGCGTCCGTCCCGGGCCCCGGGGGCGCCAACGACCCCATCGCGATCGTCGGGATGGCCTGCCGCTTCCCCGGCGGGGCCAACACGCCCGAGGGGCTGTGGAAGCTGATCGCGGACGGCGTGGACGCGATATCGGACATGCCCGACGACCGCGGCTGGGACATCGAGCAGCTCTGGGACCCGGACCCCGACAAGCCGGGCACGTTCTACCCGCGCGAAGGCGGATTCGTCCACGACGTCGCCGACTTCGACGCCGGCTTCTTCGGGATCTCCCCGCGCGAGGCGCAGGCACTCGACCCCCAGCAGCGGCTGCTGCTGGAGACCTCGTGGGAAGCGCTGGAGAGCAGCGGCATCGACCCGCTCTCGCTGCGGGGGAGCAACACGGGCGTCTACACCGGACTGACCGACCAGAGCTACGGCGCGGGCGCCGGCACGGCCGAGGGCGGCACGGAGGGCTATCTGCTCAGCGGCTCGACCCCGTCCTTCGGTTCCGGCCGGGTCTCCTACGTCCTCGGGCTGGAAGGCCCGACGATGTCCATCGACACGGCGTGCTCGTCGGTCCTGGTCTCGATGCACCTCGCCGCGAACGCGGTGCGCAGCGGTGAGTGCTCCCTCGCACTCGCCGGCGGTGCGACGGTGATGGCACAGCCCATTGGGTTCGTCGAGTTCTCCCGCCAGCGGACGCTCGCACCCGATGGACGGTCCAAGGCGTTCGCCGAGTCCGCGGACGGTACCGGCTGGTCGGAGGGCGTCGGCCTGTTCATCCTGGAACGGCTGTCCGACGCCCGACGGAACGGGCACCCGGTGCTCGCCGTGCTCAAGGGCAGTGCGGTGAACTCCGACGGTGCGTCCAACGGCCTGACCGCGCCCAACGGCCCCTCCCAGCAGCGGGTCATCCGGCAGGCGCTGGCCAACGCCGACCTGGCGCCGACCGAGGTGGACCTCGTGGAGGCGCACGGGACCGGCACCCGGCTCGGCGACCCGATCGAGGCCGAGGCCCTGATGGCGACCTACGGCAGGGACCGGCCGGTGGACCGCCCGGTCTGGCTGGGGTCGGTGAAGTCGAACATCGGACACACCCAGCACGCCGCCGGCGCGGGCGGGCTGATCAAGGCGGTCATGGCCATCCGGCACGGCCTGATGCCGAAGACCCTGCACGCGGAGGAGCCGACGTCCGCGGTCGACTGGTCCTCGGGTGCGATGCGGCTGCTGACCGAGACCCGCCCGTGGCCCGAGCTGAACCGGCCGCGCCGGGCCGCGGTGTCCGCGTTCGGCATGAGCGGCACCAACGCGCACGTCATCCTGGAGCAGGCCCCCGACGAGCCCGCCGCCTCCCCTGCGGACAGTGGGGCGTCCCTGCCGGCGGTGCCGTGGGTGCTGTCGGCCAAGACGCCGCAGGCGCTGCGCGCGCAGGCCACGCGGTTGTCGTCCCTGGTGGACTCCGACGCCGCCCCGGACCCGCTCGACATCGGGTTCTCCCTCGCGACCCGGTCGGTGTTCGATCACCGCGCGGTGCTCGTCACCGGCGATGCCGCACAGACCCTGGCCGGGCTGCGGGCGATCGCCGAGGACGAGGCGCCCGCGGCCCGGGACGGCCGGACCGCGTACCTGTTCACCGGCCGCTCCATGGAGGGACCGGACCCGGAGCTGTACGCGACCGCGCCGGTGTACGCGAAGGCCTTCGACGAGGTACTGGCCGAACTCGGCGGACAGAAGGACGGGTTGGTCCTCCTCGCCGCCGAGGTGGCGCTGTTCCGCCTGGTCGGGTCCTGGGGTGTCACGTTCGGCTGTGTCGCCGGAACCGGGGCCGGTGAGATCGCCGCCGCGTACGCCGCCGGGGCGCTCTCGCCGGCCGACGCGGCACGGCTGATGGCCGAGGACGGGCCCGACGTGACGTTCACCGAACCGCGGATACCGGTGCTGTCGCTGCGCACCGGCCGGCCGGTCACCGCCGGCGACCCGCTGGGGCTGCCCGGGTCGGAGGGGATCGCCGACGCCGAGCGGTGGATGCACGAACAGCGTGTGACCCGGTTCGCCGAGTCGGGCCCCGGGCGCGTACGCGAAGGGTCGGTGCTCCTGCGACGCGACGACCAGCCGGGCGTCCGCGCGGTCCTCGACGGTGTGGGCGGCCTGTTCGTCGCCGGCGCGGCCGTCGACTGGACTGCCGTGTTCGCCGGGACCGGCGCCGGCCGGACCGAGCTGCCCACCTATCCCTTCCAGCGCGACCGGTACTGGCTCGCCGCGTCGACCGGCGACGGCGACTCCGTCCCCGACCCCGGCTCCGGGCACGCGCTGCTCGGCGCGGCCGTCGCGGTGGCGAGCCGGGACGAGCTGGTGTTCACCAGCCGCCTGTCGCTCACCACGCACCCCTGGCTGGCGGACCACGTCGTCTCCGGTGTGCCGGTGCTGCCCGGGTCCGCCCTGGTGGAGCTGGCGATCCGGGCCGGCGACGCGACCGCCTGCCCGGTGCTGGACGAACTCACGATCACCGAGCCGCTCGTCCTGCCCGACCGGGCGGCCCTGCAGGTGCAGGTCGTGACCGGCGCGGCCGACGACACCGGGCGGCGGTCGGTCGGGATCTACAGCCGGCCCGCCGAGGGCCTGGGCGAGGACGCCTTGCACGGGATGTGGACCGTGCACGCCACCGGCGTGCTGGCCCCCGCCGCCGTCCCGCCGGAGACCGAGCCGGCCACCTGGCCCCCGACCGGAGCCTCGGCGGTGGACTGGGCGTACGAGGACCTCGCGGACGCGGGCCACGGTTACGGGCCGGTGTTCCAGGGCCTGGAGTCGGTGTTCCGCCGAGGGGAGGAACTGTTCGCCGAAGTCCGCCTCCCCGACGCGGCAGTCGCCGACCTCGGCAGGTTCGGGATCCACCCGGCCCTGCTGGAGGCCGCCGTGCAGCCGCTGTTCACCGGCCGCTCCGACACGGCACGGGACGGTTCGGTCCCGCAGCCGCTCAGCTGGGAGGCCATCACCCTGCACGCCGACGGGGCGACCGTCCTGCGCGTGCACCTCACCCCCGCCGGACGGGACACCTTCCGCCTCGACGTGACCGACGAGGCCGGGCTGCCGGTGCTGACCGGGTCGGTGGGCCTGGCCCCCGTACACCTGACGCCCAGGGGCGGCGCGGTGTCCGCCCCATCGGCCACGGCTTCGCTGTTCGAACTCGGCTGGGCGCCTGTCGAGTCGGCGGACAGCGACGAGCCGGAGAGCCTGCTCGCTCTGCTCGGCGAGGGCGACGGCGCTCTCGCGGCCGTCGCGCCGCTGCGGTTCGGCGACGTCAAGGAGGCAGCGGCTTCCTACACGCCGTGGGACGTCCTGCTGTTTCGGCCGTCGGAGCCCGACCCCACCGGCGACCAGGCTGCCGCCGTGCACCGGGCCGTCGAGGAGGCGCTCGGCGTCGCACAGTCCTGGCTCGCTCAGGAAGACCTCCCGGACAACCGCCTGGTCGTGGTGACCGGGGGAGCGATGGCCGTCGACGAGACCGACGACATCCGCGACCCGGCCGGCGCCGCCGTATGGGGTCTGCTGCGGTCCGCCCAGGCGGAGAACCCCGACCGGATCGTGCTGGTCGACCTGGACGACGACCCGGCCTCGGCCGAGCTGCTGTTCCTGGCCGCGCAGACCGGCGAGCCCCAACTCGCAGTCCGGGAAGGGCGCATGCTCGCGCCGCAGCTCGTGCCGTCGGCGGTACCTGCCGCGGCGGCGCCCGTACCGGCGGCGGGCGGCACCGTCCTCGTCACCGGCGCCGACGGGCAGCTGGGCGCGCTGTTCGCCCGGCACCTCGTCACCGCGTACGGCGTGGAACACGTGATGCTCGCAGAACCGCACGGGGCGGACTCGTCCGCCGGGCCGCTGCGGGACGAGCTGACCGCGCTCGGCGCGACGGTCACGGTGGTCACCTGCGACCTGGCCGACAGGGGCGCGGTCCGCGCGATGCTCGCGGGCATCCCCGCCGCTCATCCGCTGACCGGCGTCGTGCACACCGAGAACGTCCTGGACGACGGCGTGTTCACGGGGCTCACCACCGAACGGGTCGCGAAGGTGCTGCGGCCCAAGGTGGACGGCGCGTGGCATCTGCACGAGCTGACCGCCGAGGCCCGGCCCGAGCTGTTCGTGCTGTTCTCGTCGGTCGTCGGCATGCTCGGCTCCCCGGGACAGGCCAACTTCGCCTCGGCGAACGCGTATCTGGACGCCCTGGCCACGCGTCGCCGGGCCGCGGGACTGCCCGCGGTGTCGCTCGCCTGGGGCCGGATGGTCGAAGGCGGACAGTCCGGCCTGCGGCTGATCGTCGAGGACGAGGCGACCGAGCTGTTCGACGCCGCGCTCGCAGGCGGGCACGCCGTCGTCGCTCCGGCACCGCTCGACCTGCCCGCCCTGCGCCGCGGCTCCGTGCCGGTGGCGGCGGTGCTGCGCGGACTGGTGCCGCGTGCCGAACGCCGCAAGGCCAGCGCCGACCTGCCGGTCGACCGGTTCGCGACGATGACCAGGACCGAGGCGGAGACGTACCTGCGTGACCTGGTACGCGCCGAGGCGGCCGCGATACTGGGCCACGCGACGCCGGAGAACCTCAAGTGGGAGGTCTCCTTCCGGGACTCCGGATTCGACTCGCTGTCCGCCGTCCAGTTCCGCAACCGGCTGGGTGAGGAAACGGGCCTCTCCCTGCCGACCACGCTTGTCTTCGACTACGCCTCGCCCGACGTGCTGGTCGACCACCTGATGGAGCGGCTCGACGTCACCGACGGCGTCAGCCGCCGCTCCGCACTGTCCGAACTGGACAAGCTGGAGGCGCTGCTGATGGCCGTCCCGGCCGACGAGCCGGCCGACGAAGGCGTCGGGCACCGGGAGATCGCCGCCCGGCTGAATACCATCCTCACCCGCTGGAACAAGGCCAGGACCCCCGCACGGCCCGATGCGGCCACCGGTGAGACCGACCTGACCGCCGTGATCGAGACCGCGACCGAGAACGAGGTCTTCGACTTCATCGACAGGGAGCTGGGCCGCTCCTCCGCCCACCCGAACCACTGA